A window of the Roseovarius sp. S88 genome harbors these coding sequences:
- a CDS encoding flagellar basal body P-ring protein FlgI encodes MTFVTNFLVLICTLVCGITAHAPAHASPIRLKDLVEFDGVRGNDLVGYGLVVGLNGSGDGIRNAPFTEEIMSNILERLGVNVTGEQFRPKNVAAVFVTASIPPFSRTGSQIDVTVSAIGDAKSLLGGTLVMTPLNAADGEIYAVAQGTVIAGGAAAEGDAGAVVQGVPTAGVIPSGARIEREIDFELSTLQTMRLALREPDFTTASRIELTINAEFGRPVALMLDPGTVRIDIAATRERSTAHALSRIENLLVEPERRARVVVDQRSGTIVMGEDVRISRVAVSQGNLTLRVEESPLVVQPNPFAQGETVVVPRTNAEIEEEPGIGLAEVRPGTSLSEVIAGLNALGVSPRDMIDILKSIKAAGALHAEFVVR; translated from the coding sequence ATGACTTTTGTTACCAATTTCCTGGTCCTGATCTGCACACTTGTCTGTGGTATCACCGCACATGCGCCCGCTCATGCAAGCCCCATAAGGCTCAAGGATCTCGTCGAGTTCGATGGTGTGCGCGGAAACGATTTAGTCGGGTACGGGCTTGTCGTTGGGTTGAATGGGTCCGGGGACGGCATTCGAAATGCACCATTTACCGAAGAAATTATGTCCAACATTCTTGAGCGTTTGGGCGTCAATGTCACCGGTGAGCAATTTCGGCCAAAAAACGTGGCAGCTGTATTTGTCACCGCCAGCATTCCTCCTTTTTCGCGAACAGGCTCCCAAATTGATGTGACGGTTTCAGCAATTGGCGACGCTAAGAGCTTATTGGGCGGTACGCTTGTCATGACGCCATTGAACGCCGCGGACGGCGAAATATATGCGGTTGCCCAAGGCACGGTCATTGCAGGGGGTGCCGCTGCAGAAGGAGACGCCGGTGCCGTGGTGCAGGGAGTTCCAACGGCTGGCGTTATTCCGTCAGGCGCGCGTATCGAAAGAGAGATTGATTTCGAACTTTCAACCCTTCAGACGATGAGACTGGCTCTCAGAGAGCCAGATTTCACGACTGCGAGCCGTATTGAACTGACGATTAACGCAGAGTTTGGACGCCCTGTGGCACTGATGCTGGATCCTGGAACTGTGAGAATTGATATCGCGGCAACGCGCGAACGCTCGACGGCGCATGCCTTGAGTCGGATTGAAAATCTTCTCGTCGAACCAGAACGTCGCGCGCGCGTTGTTGTGGATCAGCGGTCGGGCACAATTGTTATGGGCGAAGATGTCAGGATTTCGCGGGTCGCGGTGTCCCAGGGCAACTTGACGTTGCGTGTCGAAGAGTCGCCACTGGTGGTTCAACCCAACCCGTTTGCCCAAGGAGAAACGGTCGTCGTGCCACGTACAAATGCTGAGATCGAAGAAGAACCAGGAATTGGGCTAGCAGAGGTGCGACCCGGAACGTCACTGTCGGAAGTGATCGCTGGATTGAATGCGCTGGGCGTCTCCCCCCGAGACATGATCGATATTCTAAAAAGCATTAAAGCCGCGGGCGCGCTGCATGCAGAATTCGTTGTGCGCTGA
- the fliP gene encoding flagellar type III secretion system pore protein FliP (The bacterial flagellar biogenesis protein FliP forms a type III secretion system (T3SS)-type pore required for flagellar assembly.), with product MTLIYRLAALAFALLVTWTVTPAFAQDLSISLGESQSISARAIQILILVTVLSLAPGLAIMITCFPFMVTVLAILRQGIGLQQSPPNMLLISLALFLTYFVMEPVFQDAWSNGIEPLLQEEVTTEEGVRLALDPFQVFMASRVDEDTFATMASLRPEFDSTPDASSAPLSVLIPSFMLSEISRAFQVGFLLFLPFLIIDLVVAAVLMSMGMMMVPPAIVSLPFKLAFFVIADGWTLVADGLVRGYF from the coding sequence ATGACGCTTATCTACCGTCTTGCGGCTCTGGCCTTTGCCTTGCTCGTCACATGGACCGTCACTCCAGCCTTCGCTCAAGACCTTTCGATTTCTCTTGGAGAAAGTCAGTCGATCTCGGCAAGAGCAATTCAAATCCTTATTCTTGTGACAGTTCTGAGCCTCGCTCCGGGCTTGGCGATCATGATCACGTGTTTTCCCTTCATGGTCACTGTTCTTGCCATATTGAGACAGGGGATAGGACTTCAACAATCGCCACCCAACATGCTCCTTATTAGTTTGGCCTTGTTTCTCACGTACTTCGTGATGGAACCGGTTTTCCAGGATGCGTGGTCAAACGGAATAGAGCCACTATTGCAAGAAGAAGTGACAACCGAAGAGGGCGTTCGTTTGGCACTTGACCCTTTCCAGGTGTTCATGGCTTCGCGGGTCGATGAAGACACATTTGCTACTATGGCTTCGCTGCGACCAGAATTTGATAGCACACCTGACGCGTCCTCTGCGCCTCTGTCTGTGTTGATCCCAAGCTTTATGCTGTCGGAAATTTCGCGCGCCTTTCAGGTTGGCTTCCTGCTGTTTCTTCCGTTTCTGATCATAGATCTTGTGGTTGCAGCGGTTTTGATGTCGATGGGAATGATGATGGTGCCACCCGCAATCGTCTCGCTGCCTTTCAAACTGGCGTTCTTTGTGATTGCTGATGGCTGGACGCTGGTGGCGGATGGCCTGGTTCGGGGATACTTCTAG
- a CDS encoding FliM/FliN family flagellar motor switch protein, translated as MPEDSDTPERSEVETRNPFSVVPIEITISVGKARPLIRDLLKMGKNTVLPLDKRVDDAVELYVGERLIARGELEEMQGENLGQLSVRLTEVADLQDGLG; from the coding sequence ATGCCAGAAGACTCAGATACACCTGAACGCAGCGAGGTTGAGACCCGAAACCCGTTTTCCGTGGTACCGATCGAGATCACGATATCCGTCGGAAAGGCGCGACCCCTTATTCGCGATCTGCTGAAGATGGGTAAGAACACTGTCTTGCCTTTGGACAAGCGCGTTGACGACGCAGTCGAGCTCTATGTCGGTGAACGGCTGATTGCACGCGGCGAACTGGAAGAGATGCAGGGTGAAAACCTTGGCCAGCTATCGGTACGTCTGACCGAAGTCGCGGATCTTCAAGACGGTTTGGGATGA
- a CDS encoding flagellar biosynthesis protein, with translation MSLSELLEDFSAVASGRMLEMSDVLLEEEKLTAFEKGYQAGWDDSNSARNEEHVSNSSELLDALQDMSRRLGESQIDVLRQMKPLLGSLVKTLLPVIARKTLAPKIAEILYDLLETHGHQPIQIFCAAHHLEDLQTSLMVHSNVPISISEDPQLVAGQVRINLGTVEERELDFKSVIDGIGEVIESFFEANAVEVKAKDVA, from the coding sequence ATGTCTCTTTCGGAGTTGCTAGAAGACTTCAGCGCTGTTGCCAGTGGGCGCATGCTGGAAATGTCGGACGTTTTGCTCGAGGAAGAGAAACTTACCGCGTTTGAAAAAGGGTACCAAGCGGGTTGGGACGATTCTAATTCTGCGCGAAACGAGGAGCATGTGTCCAACTCTTCCGAGCTATTGGACGCTTTACAGGACATGTCGCGTAGACTTGGCGAAAGCCAAATTGATGTTTTGCGCCAGATGAAGCCGCTGTTGGGGTCACTTGTCAAAACTCTGCTTCCGGTCATCGCGCGAAAAACACTGGCGCCGAAGATTGCTGAAATACTGTATGATTTGCTAGAGACGCATGGGCACCAACCAATCCAAATCTTCTGCGCGGCACACCATTTGGAGGATCTTCAAACTTCTCTGATGGTTCATTCCAACGTGCCGATATCCATTTCTGAAGACCCCCAGCTTGTCGCCGGACAAGTCCGCATAAATCTTGGCACCGTGGAAGAGAGGGAACTGGATTTCAAGTCCGTAATTGATGGTATCGGCGAGGTGATCGAGTCCTTTTTTGAAGCTAATGCCGTCGAAGTCAAAGCAAAGGATGTCGCCTAA
- the fliF gene encoding flagellar basal-body MS-ring/collar protein FliF: MQQFLDVWTALDARRRVVVSLATIGMFAAILALTKVVSNPSLTLLYAGLDSGAAGEVIQSLEQRGITYDVKGGAIYVDAARRDELRMTLASEGLPANSTSGYELLDSLSGFGTTSQMFDAAYWRAKEGELARTILTHPSVSSARVHIANKGSNPFQRDVKPTASLSIRTTGAGLSGQHARALKFLIASAVPGLVPEDVSVIDGDGGLIGRADDSRSNSTDEKAELLRARVQRLLEARVGLGNAVVEVSVENVTKSESLRETVIDPGSRVAISTDTEELSNSSADQGTSDVTVASNLPNGDAGNADSSSSETSETRERINYEVSQTERQVTLSPGAIKRLTVAVLLNGISTTDAQGIEQFEDRTEEELGALQELVASAVGFDEARGDVITVKTMQFEVIPEQGTNAQFSLLSHFAMDWVALIKSAILGLVSLVLGLFVVKPLLSHPATNAAPLLEAASQNLAEPSLSNAPSLVGEIDNGDVPADSMTLVSSVGDSGGFLGAGNLPSLQGQSEDPVDRLRLMIGERQDETVEILRNWLEGEEERA, from the coding sequence TTGCAACAGTTCCTAGATGTCTGGACGGCCCTGGATGCGCGGCGACGTGTTGTTGTGTCTCTGGCAACAATTGGCATGTTTGCTGCCATTCTTGCACTGACCAAAGTGGTCTCCAATCCCAGCTTGACCTTGTTGTATGCCGGGCTTGATAGCGGTGCGGCGGGCGAAGTCATCCAATCCCTGGAACAACGTGGGATCACGTATGACGTGAAAGGCGGAGCCATCTACGTCGATGCGGCGCGGCGCGATGAATTGCGCATGACGCTCGCAAGCGAAGGACTACCTGCAAACTCTACGTCTGGATACGAACTTTTGGATAGTCTGTCAGGGTTTGGCACGACATCACAGATGTTTGACGCTGCATATTGGCGCGCAAAAGAAGGTGAGCTGGCCAGAACGATTTTGACGCATCCGTCCGTGTCATCTGCTCGTGTTCACATCGCGAACAAGGGCTCAAATCCGTTTCAGCGCGATGTGAAACCCACTGCGTCCTTGTCCATCAGAACAACTGGTGCAGGGCTTTCCGGGCAACACGCACGTGCGTTAAAATTCCTCATCGCCTCCGCAGTACCCGGGCTTGTCCCAGAGGATGTCTCTGTGATTGACGGCGATGGTGGTCTGATTGGACGTGCAGATGACTCGCGTTCGAATTCGACGGATGAAAAAGCGGAACTGCTCAGAGCACGCGTTCAACGACTGCTAGAGGCCCGTGTTGGTCTTGGCAATGCCGTTGTGGAGGTCAGCGTTGAAAATGTCACCAAGAGCGAATCTCTGAGAGAAACTGTCATTGACCCCGGAAGCCGGGTAGCCATCAGCACAGATACCGAAGAGCTTTCTAACTCCTCAGCAGATCAAGGTACGTCAGACGTCACCGTTGCTTCTAACTTACCCAACGGGGACGCGGGCAACGCGGATTCCTCCTCCAGCGAAACCAGCGAGACGCGCGAAAGAATAAACTACGAAGTGTCCCAGACAGAACGACAGGTGACACTGAGCCCGGGCGCGATCAAACGTCTAACGGTGGCAGTTTTGTTAAACGGGATTTCCACAACAGATGCACAAGGGATTGAGCAATTTGAGGACCGGACCGAGGAAGAGCTTGGCGCCTTGCAAGAACTTGTCGCATCTGCGGTAGGCTTTGACGAAGCGCGTGGCGATGTGATCACTGTGAAGACAATGCAATTTGAGGTGATACCTGAGCAGGGAACCAACGCACAGTTTTCCTTGCTGTCGCATTTCGCAATGGATTGGGTTGCATTGATCAAATCCGCCATTCTTGGTCTTGTTTCGCTCGTGTTGGGCTTGTTTGTTGTCAAGCCATTGCTGTCGCACCCCGCAACCAACGCGGCACCGCTTCTGGAAGCCGCTTCTCAGAATCTGGCTGAACCCAGTTTGAGCAACGCTCCGTCGCTTGTCGGAGAAATCGACAACGGAGATGTACCCGCTGATTCCATGACACTTGTGTCTTCCGTTGGCGATAGTGGAGGTTTTCTGGGCGCAGGCAATTTGCCAAGCCTTCAGGGCCAGTCCGAAGATCCGGTTGATCGATTGCGTCTGATGATCGGCGAGCGCCAGGACGAAACTGTCGAAATTCTTCGAAATTGGCTCGAAGGCGAAGAGGAACGTGCCTGA
- a CDS encoding flagellar basal body-associated FliL family protein, whose amino-acid sequence MTEAEPEQPEEPKKKSKLPLLLGVLLLLVGAGGGFYAVNSGLLPGGDSFVENHAKVEPDDIKDMPDVSYVALDPLVVSFGDGRGPNLRFRAQLEVHAPYHDEVAKVSPRVMDVLNSYLRAVDLEDLRSNSALVKLRAQMLRRIQVVTGGNRVNDLLIMEFVLN is encoded by the coding sequence ATGACCGAAGCAGAACCAGAGCAGCCAGAAGAGCCAAAAAAGAAATCGAAACTCCCGCTTTTGTTGGGTGTGCTCCTCCTCCTGGTCGGAGCAGGAGGAGGATTTTACGCCGTCAACTCAGGATTGTTGCCGGGAGGTGATTCCTTTGTGGAAAACCATGCCAAGGTCGAACCAGACGACATCAAAGACATGCCAGATGTTTCTTATGTCGCACTCGATCCTTTGGTTGTCTCTTTTGGTGACGGTCGAGGGCCCAATCTTCGTTTTCGCGCGCAACTTGAAGTTCATGCGCCCTATCACGACGAGGTAGCCAAAGTGTCGCCGCGGGTGATGGATGTGCTGAATTCATACCTCCGCGCCGTGGACCTGGAAGACCTGCGCAGCAATTCCGCGCTTGTCAAACTTCGAGCGCAAATGTTGCGACGCATACAGGTTGTAACTGGTGGAAACCGTGTGAATGACCTGTTGATCATGGAATTTGTATTGAATTGA
- a CDS encoding MotE family protein, which translates to MKVFFWKKRSRMLGSLQVITVLLIGSALLRLSDGTGQAFARDPEVIETVTSNSSGEVPMCPAPDDLKNMLTALNHREDGLVERETALRDRMHALDIAEEHVTEKLAQLESAEQSLRETIALADTAAETDLDRLTRVYETMKPKQAAALFEEMDPNFAAGFLGRMRPDAAAAILAGLTPEAAHLFSVVLAGRNANVPRQ; encoded by the coding sequence ATGAAAGTGTTCTTTTGGAAAAAACGATCGCGAATGCTTGGCAGTTTGCAAGTGATCACGGTTCTTCTTATCGGGTCGGCGCTCTTGCGCCTGAGCGATGGCACAGGTCAGGCTTTTGCGCGCGATCCAGAAGTAATTGAAACTGTAACGTCAAACTCTTCTGGCGAAGTTCCTATGTGTCCAGCGCCGGATGATTTGAAAAACATGTTAACCGCGCTCAACCACCGAGAAGACGGTTTGGTTGAGAGGGAAACCGCCTTGCGCGACAGGATGCACGCGTTGGACATCGCCGAGGAGCACGTCACCGAGAAACTTGCCCAGCTTGAAAGCGCCGAGCAATCATTAAGAGAGACAATTGCCCTTGCGGATACAGCTGCCGAAACTGACTTGGACAGGCTCACACGTGTCTACGAAACCATGAAACCCAAACAGGCCGCGGCGCTTTTCGAAGAAATGGATCCAAATTTCGCTGCTGGCTTTCTTGGACGAATGCGCCCCGATGCAGCCGCGGCCATTCTGGCTGGCTTAACTCCGGAAGCGGCGCATTTGTTCAGCGTTGTGCTGGCTGGGCGAAACGCGAATGTGCCACGCCAATGA
- the motA gene encoding flagellar motor stator protein MotA, which yields MIGLIGILIIFAMVFGGYLAAGGKLGIILKALPFEMMMIGGAAIGAFLISNDMSAIKHTAKDIGKVFKGPKWKPEDYRDLLCLLFELLRLARANPVGIEEHIETPEESSIFSKYKKILADKEAIALICDTMRSASMNYDDPHQVEDILEKRMEASMHHALHSSHALQTMADGLPALGIVAAVLGVIKTMASIDQPPEVLGKMIGGALVGTFLGVFLAYGLVGPFAGRVKAVVEEDGHFYQLIREVLVANLHNHATNICIEVGRQNTPSHYRPTFVDLEVALKEMKQEAA from the coding sequence ATGATCGGACTTATCGGTATCCTAATAATTTTCGCGATGGTTTTTGGTGGCTATCTTGCGGCGGGCGGCAAGCTTGGGATCATTCTCAAAGCGCTGCCATTCGAAATGATGATGATCGGAGGTGCTGCCATCGGCGCTTTTTTGATCAGCAATGACATGAGCGCGATCAAGCACACCGCGAAGGACATCGGCAAGGTTTTCAAGGGTCCAAAGTGGAAGCCGGAAGATTACAGGGATCTTCTATGTTTGCTCTTTGAACTGCTCAGGCTGGCACGCGCGAATCCGGTTGGCATTGAAGAGCATATTGAGACCCCCGAGGAGTCGTCAATATTCAGCAAATATAAAAAGATTCTTGCGGACAAAGAAGCCATTGCTCTGATCTGTGACACCATGCGGTCCGCATCCATGAACTACGATGATCCTCACCAGGTCGAGGATATTCTGGAAAAACGTATGGAGGCTTCGATGCACCACGCGCTGCATTCAAGCCATGCACTTCAAACCATGGCAGACGGGCTTCCAGCGCTTGGGATCGTCGCCGCTGTTCTTGGCGTGATCAAAACAATGGCGTCCATTGACCAGCCTCCCGAAGTACTGGGAAAAATGATCGGGGGCGCCCTGGTCGGCACGTTTCTCGGCGTATTTCTTGCCTACGGACTCGTCGGTCCCTTTGCAGGAAGGGTAAAAGCAGTCGTCGAGGAAGACGGGCATTTTTATCAACTCATTCGCGAAGTTTTGGTGGCCAACCTTCACAATCATGCAACCAACATTTGCATTGAAGTCGGCCGGCAAAACACACCGTCACATTACCGTCCGACATTCGTGGACCTGGAAGTAGCTCTAAAGGAAATGAAACAGGAAGCGGCATGA
- the flhA gene encoding flagellar biosynthesis protein FlhA has product MIKTATSAVFQPTVLLALALMAIIIMMILPMPAWVLDVGLATSFALAILIFTVTLFIERPLDFSSFPTILLASLMLRLSLNVSSTKLIIGQGHTGTDAAGNVIEGFASFVMGGNVFLGLVVFGVLLIVNFMVITKGAARMAEVGARFALDGMPGKQMAIDSDMSAGAIDHQQARERREREQQETTFFGSLDGASKFVKGDAVAGVLITLLNLVAGLIMGLVVHDMPISTAFETYAILTVGDGLVTQIPAVIISIASALLLARGGSQGATDIALFAQLSRHPSAMLTVAFLMILFAIVPGLPFVPFTIGGLVLGSAAFWLISQQKGSAEQTAEPAPAVTPAVKSLGDLLDLDDVHVEFAPDLVNMVLDPGTGLDARIDNMRRHIASHYGLLLPEIRLTDEPSLQPGTYLIRIQGVEQARAILRLDHVLALDPANHPSLPSGETVSEPVYGAPARWIPQSAEEDAAVSGVTLVYPAEVLATHLLEVIKRNLGRLLTMKSMRALLDEMVNLSDPGRSDANRKLLDEMVPDRVPTDLLHAVLRLLLNEQVSIRNMPLILEALSEARQIHKSTEAMCEHVRQRLGFQLVSAIVNDDGNLPLIQLAPEWEDTFLTYQVETDRGRLDVALPPELFNALTSAASEQVSQATERGVYPAIVTSAPRRRFLRTVLLAKSITNPVMSFEEIGVDAQPTLVGIIPA; this is encoded by the coding sequence ATGATCAAGACCGCAACGAGCGCTGTGTTCCAGCCAACTGTTTTACTGGCGCTGGCTCTTATGGCCATCATCATCATGATGATCTTGCCCATGCCAGCATGGGTTCTGGATGTGGGGCTGGCAACCTCATTTGCTTTGGCCATTCTGATTTTCACCGTCACGTTGTTCATCGAAAGACCTTTGGACTTTTCGTCCTTTCCCACCATCCTTCTGGCGTCACTGATGCTTCGACTTTCTCTGAATGTGTCTTCAACGAAATTGATTATTGGGCAGGGACACACGGGGACTGACGCAGCTGGAAACGTGATCGAGGGGTTTGCCAGCTTTGTAATGGGGGGCAACGTTTTCCTGGGATTGGTAGTTTTTGGCGTCCTTCTCATTGTGAACTTCATGGTGATCACCAAGGGCGCCGCGCGCATGGCCGAAGTCGGGGCGCGGTTTGCCCTGGATGGCATGCCAGGTAAGCAAATGGCGATTGATAGCGATATGTCCGCTGGGGCCATTGACCATCAACAAGCCCGCGAGCGCAGAGAGCGAGAGCAACAGGAAACCACCTTTTTCGGCTCGCTCGATGGCGCATCCAAATTCGTTAAAGGCGATGCTGTTGCCGGTGTTTTAATAACGTTGCTCAATCTGGTGGCAGGCCTCATCATGGGCCTGGTTGTCCATGACATGCCCATATCAACTGCCTTTGAGACTTACGCAATTTTAACGGTTGGGGACGGGCTTGTGACGCAAATACCCGCCGTCATCATCTCAATCGCCTCTGCCTTGCTATTGGCAAGAGGTGGATCGCAAGGCGCAACAGATATCGCGCTCTTTGCTCAGCTAAGCCGTCATCCGTCTGCGATGCTGACTGTTGCGTTCCTGATGATCCTTTTTGCCATCGTGCCCGGGCTGCCATTCGTTCCGTTCACGATTGGAGGGCTCGTGCTGGGTAGCGCTGCATTCTGGCTGATTTCCCAACAAAAAGGGTCTGCAGAGCAAACAGCGGAGCCCGCGCCAGCCGTTACCCCAGCCGTGAAGTCGCTGGGCGATCTTCTGGACTTGGATGATGTGCATGTCGAGTTTGCGCCAGACCTGGTGAATATGGTGCTGGACCCTGGCACGGGGCTGGACGCACGAATAGACAATATGCGTCGCCACATCGCCAGTCATTATGGTTTGCTACTGCCCGAAATCCGTCTCACGGATGAGCCATCTTTGCAGCCCGGCACATATCTGATCCGCATCCAGGGTGTCGAACAAGCACGCGCGATTTTGAGACTTGACCATGTTTTGGCCCTTGATCCGGCAAACCATCCCTCTTTGCCAAGTGGTGAAACCGTCAGTGAGCCCGTATACGGCGCGCCCGCGCGCTGGATTCCTCAATCTGCCGAAGAAGATGCAGCCGTCTCTGGGGTAACATTGGTATACCCCGCCGAAGTTCTTGCGACGCATTTGCTTGAAGTGATCAAACGCAACCTTGGGCGGTTACTCACCATGAAATCGATGCGCGCTTTGCTTGATGAAATGGTGAACCTAAGCGACCCAGGACGATCAGACGCCAACCGAAAGTTACTCGACGAAATGGTGCCGGATCGGGTTCCAACAGATTTGCTGCACGCGGTGCTCAGATTGCTTTTGAACGAGCAGGTCTCAATACGAAACATGCCACTCATCCTCGAAGCACTATCCGAGGCCAGGCAAATTCACAAATCGACCGAAGCCATGTGTGAGCATGTGCGTCAGCGTCTGGGATTTCAACTGGTGTCGGCCATTGTAAACGATGATGGTAACCTGCCGCTCATTCAATTGGCGCCAGAGTGGGAAGACACGTTTCTAACTTACCAGGTCGAAACAGATCGAGGTCGGTTGGACGTCGCCCTGCCGCCGGAACTTTTCAACGCCCTGACCTCTGCGGCATCAGAACAAGTTTCACAAGCCACTGAACGAGGCGTTTACCCCGCAATTGTGACTTCGGCCCCGCGCCGGCGGTTTTTGCGTACAGTTCTATTGGCAAAAAGCATCACAAACCCCGTGATGTCATTTGAGGAAATTGGTGTCGATGCTCAACCCACATTGGTTGGCATCATTCCAGCATGA
- a CDS encoding flagellar biosynthetic protein FliR, which translates to MTEFAALLDLTNQVLWAHFVVFLRVAPAMALFPGLGEQSIPVRFKLTLALVFTVVVTPALAPDLIKTTNSITVFVQIIFIETGIGTLIGIGLRLFLLALQTAGSIAAQVTSLSQILGSAGVTPLPAMGHLLAIGALTLGMILGLHVHLATMLVLTYDVLPTAMVPSANSVAQWGIHNVAAAFSLAFTLAAPFVIVSVLYNVTLGVINRAMPQMMVVFIGAPVITLTGLFLLFLLSPIMLRLWVEGFQAFMINPFEIDR; encoded by the coding sequence ATGACTGAGTTTGCTGCCCTACTTGATCTGACAAATCAGGTGCTCTGGGCACACTTTGTTGTGTTCTTGCGTGTCGCTCCCGCCATGGCGTTGTTTCCAGGACTGGGAGAGCAGTCTATCCCGGTGCGGTTCAAGTTGACTCTGGCGTTGGTGTTCACCGTTGTTGTGACCCCTGCGCTTGCGCCCGACCTGATCAAAACTACCAACAGTATAACGGTTTTTGTCCAAATCATCTTCATCGAAACCGGCATTGGCACGCTGATTGGCATCGGTCTCCGGCTTTTTCTTTTGGCGCTTCAAACCGCGGGTTCGATCGCAGCCCAAGTCACGTCTTTGTCTCAGATTCTGGGTAGTGCAGGCGTAACGCCATTGCCGGCGATGGGGCACCTTCTGGCAATTGGGGCACTGACCTTGGGAATGATTTTGGGACTACACGTGCACTTGGCCACCATGCTGGTTCTAACCTATGACGTCCTGCCGACGGCAATGGTCCCGAGCGCAAATTCTGTTGCGCAATGGGGTATTCATAATGTCGCCGCCGCGTTTTCCCTAGCCTTCACATTGGCCGCGCCGTTCGTGATCGTCTCGGTACTCTACAACGTGACGCTTGGCGTGATAAACCGTGCGATGCCGCAAATGATGGTCGTCTTCATCGGGGCACCGGTGATTACCTTGACCGGCCTATTCCTGTTGTTTTTGCTGTCACCGATCATGCTGCGGCTTTGGGTCGAAGGGTTTCAGGCTTTCATGATCAATCCATTTGAGATCGACCGATGA